A window of Rhododendron vialii isolate Sample 1 chromosome 11a, ASM3025357v1 genomic DNA:
ATAAACGAGGACAAATGGACCAAGCACAAATCCTAATGTCCGATGCCGTTTCCAAATTACAGCTTCAAGAACGCAACCTGGCTCTCTTCTACTGCAATTTGATCGACTCTCACTCCAAACACAGATCGAAACCGGGGCTTTTCGATTCCTATACACGTCTCAAGCTGCTGATGAGTAGTTCAAGCTCTTTATATGTGAAACGTCGCGCATTTGAAGCAATGATGAGTGGATTGTGTGCGATGGACCTACCTTTTGAAGCTGAGAATTTGATGGAAGAAATGAGAGATTTAGCACTCAAGCCATCTGTGTTTGAGTTTAGGTCTGTGATATACGCATATGGAAGATTAGGTTTGTTGAATGATATGAAGAGGTGTTTGAATCTAATGGAGAGTGAGGGTTTGGGGTTAGATACAGTTTGCTCAAATATGATCCTAACGTCATTTGGAGCTCACGGCGAACTCTCAGAGATGGTTCTATGGCTCCGAAGGATTAGGAATTCAGGTGTTGGATTATCGATTCGAACTTATAACTCGGCATTGAAGTCGTGCCCGACAATCACAGAACTGCTTCAAGACCTCGAAGGTGTTCCCACTACTATCCAAGAGTTGATGGACAATTTACAAGGTGACGAGGGCTTGTTGGTCCAAGAGTTGATTGGATCAACGGTTTTGGAGGATACAATGGAGTGGAATTCGCTTGAAGGGAAGTTGGATTTGCATGGGATGCACTTGGGGTCTGCCTATTTGATTATGTTACAGTGGAGAGAGGAGCTCCGGTCAAGGTTTAAGGAAGGGAATTGCATTGTTCCGGCAGAGATTACAGTGGTTTGCGGGATGGGAAAGCACAGTGCTGTAAGGGGAGAGTCACCAATGAAGCGATTGGTCAAACAGATGATGATTTGGATGAAATGTCCAATGAGAATTGACCGGAACAATGTTGGATGTTTTGTTGCCAAGGGACGCGTGTTGAAAGACTGGTTAGGTTCATCTAACGCATTCTGCTAAGGCTTGTGAGAGTCGGGGAGAGTAATCCAATCATCGTGCCATAGTAGCTATCTCCATGTTTTACATGGGTCTTGTTAGAAAACTAGACAAGGAGCCTCGTTAGAAAATCTCTTGAACTGTTTGCTGCAGATGGAAATAGAGTCTGCAGCACTAGAGGAATTAATTGTAAACATTCTGTCATTTGCAAAACAGGAACCAACCTGATATTAGCATTATCTCCGCAACATAAACACATTAACCTAAACTAAAGGTATACCAAACGCATCTTTACATTGAACCTGGAATCAAAGTTGATCTCAAATGATCTTTTAGATAAACATGCAAAATTAAGTGTCCTGCAGACAAATTTCCAGTTTCCGCAGGGGAGCAGAGTAAGGAACCAAACTCGCCTAATGATCTCATTGTAATCTCTGCTCTAGCTTACATTAGTATAAGGAGCTTTCTGTTTGATGTAAACCACCTCAACAGTGCTTCAGAGTTCCTGAAGCATTGAATCTACCTCAAAAGGAAATAGGCTGGGATTTTCTGCTATATTTTTGGTTTCACATGTCTTCTGCTATTATTTTGCTGCCTACCACTTGGCAATGGCACCAAAATTACCCAGAAGCAGATGAATTGTTCAGATGTTAATGACAAAGGGCAGCGTGTAATACTCAAGTTCAAGTTTAACTACATTCTTTAACCAAAAGCTCTTTGCCCACGTCTGCATCTGTTGCGGCTCAAGCCATGGATTCATTCCGATGAACATTGAAATAGTCAACTCTCCCAGCAATCCTCCAATTAAACTGCACCGGaaagcaaaaaataatatatCAAATACggatcttttttttctttttttttaacagcaaaatacGGATCTTTACAGCAATCTCCAAGTTAGGCAAATTTTAGATAGCTGACAAGTGTGTCCTAGCCTTCCAACTCCTTTATTCCAGTTAATCCAACTGTGAGTATTTTAGATAGCTGACAATTGTGTCCTAGCCTTCCAACACCATTATTCCATTTAATCCAACTGTGAGTCTGAGTaattatgagatttttttttttggtaaataagtAATTATGAGATTAACCTTGATTCTACCATATTTACATGCAATACACCAAGTTGTTTAATCTTTATCACATATATTTTGGACACATGGAAACTTAATTGTACCACATTGGATAAGTGAAACAGAGCAGAATAGCTGCTGGTAATCTCTCAAGGAAATGACAAGCATTGATCCACTACTAGTGCAAGTTTCTTATTCACAGGAAATCTTGAcacccttaattttttttaattggtatTAAGTATTAACCAAGCAGTCTGGCTGAATATCCCAAGTCTTCACATAAAAGGTAACGAAATCCACTTTGATATTCTGCATATCTTTTAACTGACGTCTACGCACAATACAGTTGGCCTGTCATTGTCAACACTCCAATAAGTGGTCCTAATGTTGCTTGAACTAGGTGTGCACTGCAGCACTGTGCACTAAATGCACCATCACAAGTCTGGGATCAGCAACAGGGAGAAGTCGGTCAAACTAGGTAGAAGCTCTTTTCTTTGAGGTACATTCTCTCACGCAAAGTAAAGTTAAAAGGAAGATTGCTCTTTTCCTGGTGCAGATTGTACGTTCACCCGAACTGTAAATAATATATCAAATTCATGAAAGATACTCACCTGCCACTGGCAAGTAGTGTCTTGGAGAAAGAGACTTTCTTCTCTCTACCATGACTGCATTCATCGATGAGAAAATTGAGCTGTATCATCAATGACGAGCTTGGTAGCAAGAAAACATTTTATGATCTGGTGGCTGTACAATGTGGAGTATCATTGAGGTAAGCAAACAAATAGATATATAGAGACACCAAAACACAATTTCAGAGCCAACACTTTACCTAAGCTTTATTGCCAAAAAGACACTTGATGATGGCTTCGATATTGTCCTTCATAGGTCTCTAATCACATCACGTACCCTAATGCTCGAAAGTGAACGACAATGCCAAcagcaaaaagcaaaagaaccATGCATCAAAGAGTTTCCACCACCTGATAAAGCTTATTCACTTCTGTTTTCTTGTCCAACATCAAAAAGTTAAGTCGTTCCCATTCTTAGTGTACTAACCTGTAACAAGAAATATGGTACATTAATATAACCATCAAAAGACAAAATACAGCGGCTTCTAGTACATTCAAAAATGGTGAAAGGCTGAATCAAGTTTCAATAGGACTTGGGACGCTGTTAATGTTGAGGAAGCTGCTAGACTTTCGGCAAAATTAAATGTACGAGTATCTTATGGACAAATAGACACAAGGGGGAAGAAATACACCTTACACAAGTGCACCATTCCGAGGTATGAGAATGGCTCATAATCTCGATTTACCTTTGTTTTATGCCTTTGATGAGACAAATAAAGAGTCATTAGGATCCTATCACCTTATGTTCCATGGTGTTTTCCTATGAATTACATGGTTCCAAAACACCGGGAAAGATGTGTGAAACAACCGAACAGAAAGACATGACTCAACTAGGTATTCAGCTCTAATGGAACTTAGTTATCGAGGCCATATCTCAACAAGATGGAAACCAGTgacaacagaaaagaaaaaaacatggcATACCAAGCCCCGATGAATTCAGCAAACACGTCTTTAGTTTGCACCTCTTAAAACCAAGGCATCCACCATATATACATCTTTCCTAGGTTTTTGTGCGAAACTGCTTCTGCAATTAAGCGACGCGCCTGTCCTTCTACAGCGAGAGGCAGAGATGGTGCAGCTCCAACGCCAACAACAACTCCTTGCAGTCGTGCTTCGATATTACTGATGGCACGCTGCAATTTTCAGAGACAAAATTGTTGAGTCTTATGTCCTTACAAGATTTTGCCCACAAATTGATATTTTTGACTGAACTCAGAAAGACAAGATCAAATATGTGAAATGAATAAAGCATCACCAGAGTCGCCAAATCCATATTCTgagttcttttcttgtttttgataTTGATAATTTGATATGTCAAAAGGAAATCAATCAACTTAAACAGAAGCATAATCCTAAATATTTTAATTCTATGACTAAATGAAACTAGCTTAACATGAACTTACACTTGCAGTCATAACTGACCAGCCAAAATTAATTCCCTACTATGTAAAACTAAGATAACAGCAAAACGAGCCTGGAAAATGGAGTGCATAATGAAGTCCTGAGATTCGAAGAACAGCCCTTTTCTGCTAGTTGATTCACAAACTGGCTAGCTTCATATGATTTTGTAGAACAGTTTGCAGCCAAAATTACACATTCTATGCATAAAGTTGTCTTGGCAAAGTTCTTGTAAATGCCATTGCATGGGCAAGTCATAATTGATTCGACAACTATAGTTTTGCTTAAAAAAGATTTGGCAGTCACATCTAAGTCACCAACTGATTTCAACTTCTCAGACTTCGAAATTGACCAAGGTTAAGAAACAACTTTGAAAGCGTCGATAAAATAGACGAAAAAGAGAACAATGAAGATTCTAACCTGGGCATGGGGATTCTGAACTTCTACTCCACTGGACTTGTGAGATTTAGTCCATTCCACAAGTGGAtcatggataaaagtttccagGACACTCACTAGAGTCTCCCTATGGGCCCTGAGTACAGAAAGTGTGATCTCACAAACCCTCAGAAAAATACCCTCATATCCAGTAATGCCCAATCCATCAATCACATTCTGTAGATCCAATCAGAGAATTCAATTGAAGAAATTAGCTGTCATGCAGAACAGAAGAGTTTAAATTAATTGCCAAGAATGCACTTGATTGAGGTGAGAATACCGCATTTTTACAAACTCAGTATTTTGTTTGGTGCAATCATGAATTCTAAACTTCATTGGCAATACATGCGTACAGAGTTCATCAGAAAAATGATCACAACTTGGCCTCTGGACAACAGCTAAAATTTGGCCATAATGTGCAGGTCATATAACTATGTGCTTTTCTTACCTGGGTTAGCCTGAAAGGCACCAGCTCAGGTTTCTCCAACTGCAAACCTTTGTCAAATAAGCAACTGAAATCAACATGAATACAGTCCCCTGTGGTAGAATCGAAAAGAATATTTTCCCCGTGCCTATCTCCAAGGCCCACAATGTGCCCAACCATTGACCAAACTGCAGCAGTGTGTGAATATGCAACTCGAGCCCTGAACCAAGCAGCTGGTTCAGAAAATGtgttcaaaaaccatttgtgaAAAGCTGGAGGAAACATCGGAAGAATTTTGTTCTTCAGCATCTCATCTTCTGGCGTTTTCCCTTGGCATTGATCATAAATTCGCTTGATTTGCGGATTTGTCTTATTCCTGTCAAATTTCCCACAGCTTATATAAATGTCTTGAAGTATATGTCGGAGCCCACGAGTGTGGGGAACCCACTCAACCATACCACAGTCCTCCGTTAGGGGAATCACTGCAAAGGTGCGAATGTAAAGCTTCCTCCTGCGACTTTCTGGGCACTTGGACAATAAACGGTTTATCATAGCATTAAATTCCATCATGCGTGCATCTTTTCTGAGGTCATCCTTGGGTTTGCAAAGGAATGGACGTTCAATGCCATCGCTACCCAGAAGAACCACCTGTAAACAACAACGTATGGGACTTATGTTATGAAGATGATGCATAGGCAGCATAGTGAAAGCTTCAATGACCTCAAGGACAAACTATCAAGTGCATCTCTACCATGTCATAGAGGCAAAAAAAATAGACTCCTCCAAAGATTTGGCTGAACAAAGTCAACATGACCATAAAGTATAGAAAGATAGGGCCTATTCCAACTATCTGAATAGACAGATAGTACACATGAGCTTGCAAGGAGGTGCTTTCCACTTCTTTTAGGTTTGCAATGAGAAAATTTGGTTTCTCTACTTCATGATCCGTGGGTAAATCTTATCAAGGGCATATCTACCAGGGTAACCTGTCCAGCAGTTTGAGAAGGCAAGAGAACAAATATACTCTTGAACGAAAAGATGGTGATGGCTCTTCAACACCAATTTCCGGAACATTATAAATGTGATCATAACCGATCAAAAAATCTTGAACCAGATGGGAAAGCAATTAGAAATACTTGTGAAAACATGTTCAAGCAATCTGATTCGAACGACAGATCATACAAGAAGCTTACTTTCTTGGGTCGCTGAAGAGACGAAAGGATCTCAGCTTCATCAGCAATACCTGATATTGTCGGAAGGTCTGTGGCCGAGAAGATATCAGATCTAAGCGAGTCAGACAGATCCATATCATATGTGGGTAGATTTACCGTCAGGGACTGCTGGATGGGCATTATGATTTCCAGTGGCATCATCCTCTTCAATGCACTGAATTCAGTTGAGATGTTGATGGTCCTTGCCTTTGACTGACCAGCATGGAAGCACAACCTGATTAGATGATCAACCAGGGTAGCAAACTGAACAAACAAGTTATTTCCATTGTTTCCCTGACTTGACAATTTTCTCGCAGCTTGTATGATCTCCGCAGCAGCCTCTCTCCTTGAAGGTACTGTGGACTTTGAAACTGCCGCCATAATCCAGAGGGCTTGCTGTGGGTATTGCCGTAGAACAGAGGTGATAATGTGTTTGACCAAACGCACAATTTCGTCATTTTGGTGGCAAATTCTGGAAACTAACTGAGGAAGCACTGTTAACCACTGATATGTGGGCAGATCCTTTAAACACCCTCGCATGATGCCCATTacctgaaaagaaaggaaaaaacggCATTAATTGATAAATGGTGAAGAAGAGCAAAGTCACCCTTTTATTTTGGACAATATAAGATCGGGACACTAAGATCACCACCTTCACATGGACATTTTTCATATCTTTATTGGATGAACCACTTCTCTGATAAATgcttccaaaatcaaaccaaaggGTTAACAACCTTGGAAGGGCTTGAAAGAGATTCTTGTGGCCTCTATGAAGACCCTTCGCATAGTATAACAGTACATCAGGAAGGTAGGACCACCAATGCTTTTCCAAATTCGTAGAAACAACAGTCGCCGAAACAGATGGAACCCTGGGACCTAGATCAAAATTATCCTCCTGCCGTTTTCTGGTATCAACAAGCAGTTCATCACAATACTTAGCCACATAAAAGTATCCTTTCTCCCACTTGGGCTGGAGATCTCTCACCCTAGAATACAGACCGATGACATCTTCCTTCTGCCTCTGGCCAGTATAATGGATCCACCTCGAGTAGAGGAGGAGAGTTTTTGCAATATCCAGATTATCATTGAAGGCTGGAGTATCACAGAGTAAAGGAGGTGGGTTCAGTGGAACCACTGACAAGCTGGTGATAGATGACACGGCAGCAGAACCAATAACCTCCACTGGCATGTTCAGCAGATTTTGCTGCAGCTCTGCAATGGCACCATCTGATCTCCTAGTACTCCACAGAAGCTTAGCCTTTTCCATGTGAACATTAGGTGCCCCAGAAGCCTTGGCTTCTAGAATTGCTCGATTAGCTGTCTCGTAATGACCAGCCGATCGACAGAGTTTTGCATACTGCAGCCAGTAGTTCCCAACTCGAGCACCAAGACCACTGGCACCAAAAACCAGTCTCCGGAAAGCTAAGAGTGGCTCCCTCGTCCACAGAGATGGTTGTGTAAATCTGAGCCGATTTTCCCAATTGTCCGCCACTTTTGAGAATCCAGATTCACCCAAATGGAATGATTTCTCCAAGAAAGATTCACCGACAAGGAGACTATGGAAGTCTTCCAACTCCCTTAGCATGTGAAGCTTTACAACAAATGGGTAAGCCCGGATATAGGAGTCCATTCCAGCAGCAGCTAAAGGAGCAATCAGAGCTTGTTTTGAGAGTGCAATTCGTTCAGCAACTGAGAATTGATCTTTTTTCATCATTGCCTGCAGAATCTTTGCAACATCCATGTCAAAGGAAGCATTGCTCTCAGAACTGCTACAAAGTAAACCTTCTTCATCAGCTCCATTAAGGAACTCATCCATCAGGTTCCACCTGCCAAGCCTCCATGCAGCCTGAATACCTTGCATACACCATGTTTTCTTGTACTGAGGAACCCTAGAAATCAATCCATCTACATGAGTGACCATCGCCTGCAAATGGCACATGTTTAGCAGACAGTTGAGAACATCTGAATGCCTCTGAACTGAAGTGGGTTCCATCTGCAAAGCCTGTTCGCAAGAAGTCAAAACTTCTGCCCAATTTCCCGCTTTCTTGTTTATTAAGAGCTGGTCTTGCAAGCTTTTAGATTTGCGTAGACATGCCAAACCAGACAAACCATCAGGCTCATCCAAGCAGCTGTATATTTCCATTAGAAGTGAGacatcttcatcttcaaataTGCCACTCCTCGTAGCTGCAGGGTTAAAAGATCCCGACTTTTCCTGCACGTGAGACTCAAAGTACAACAAAGACCTCGCATAAGCCTGACACCTGAATGAGGCCCTAGAAAGGGTTACCTTAGGAATTGCAGCCAAAAGCTCTGAAACATATTTACACTGCATAAGGACTTGGTCTGAATTTactgaagtattcatattttgatcttttaaCTTGGAAGCTTGTTGCTTAGAATTTGATGATTGAAGAGACTGAGCAAGAGCAATCTCTTGCTCAACATCATCCACCCATTGGCCAAGATTATCAAGAAGAGTGAACACAGCCTGAATGCAAACTTCACTTTGCCGAGAATTGATTCCATGAATCGCAGCCACACTATTCTCTGATACTGCAGCATCAAGAACACTTAGGATCTCCTCCGTTATGCCACATCGTGCCTCCTCAGTGCCATGGCAGACAGCATCAAGGACCAAATATGGCAGCAGATATATTGCTGTTTGCATATCGTGACGCACTATCCCTCGGCAAGAATTGAAAATACTTGCACGGGAACCAGTTGCATGCACAGTCAACTTTCTTATCCAGAAATATATCCATCTTCTAAAAGACATGGAAGGCCGGTAAATAGGTCCAGCAGATGATGAATCTGCCACATTTGGAAGCTGAAATCTTGAGGTTAAACAAGGAGCAATTATCTCTTTCACATAGGTGGAGAAACGGTCCCACAACCTCTGACCCCTACCATTCATTCCACTGGTATTAGAATTGATCTTGATCCCAGGAGGAGGGACATTCAAAGGTTGTTTACACTTCAGTGTCTGTAACGCAGAAGCTGTATCATTTTCATCTAGTGATGCCTCACAACCCGCAATCTTCAGAAGCTCCTGTATAGCCAATGCTGCAGAGTCTTGGATAATGGTGTCAGGCGCAGCTCTAAAAGCCCTTGCCAGATGCTTGTGGATCAACTCGAATATCAAATCGTCATCTGAACAAGCAATTTTAAAGCGCTGGCTTGAAGCACCCTTTACTTTAGCAGGATCAACTGCACCAAGTGCTCCAAGGCAATCAGCACATACCAACTTCAGCCGCTGTCCCACTGAAGTTCTTGATTCTTCTGCACAACCTCTAAGCAAGGAAATAATCAAAGAACTCAAGACGTCCATATCCGAACCTACTTCCCCAGTGACAAAAGTAGTGACGTCCTCCCTTCTCAGGTTCAGCAATTTGCACAGCTCGCTACTCACCATGTACCTAACATTCAAATTCTCGTGATTTAGACCATCAACAATATCCCGCAATTGGTCTTTCAACGTTGTGGATCCACGTGCTTCTTCTATCACTTTGTTCACTCCTCTTAGGGCAGGAATATTGGGCAAAGGAGGGAACTCACAGATATGCTGCTTCAGGATATTCCTATTCTCAAAAACAAGTTCTTCTAAGATTTCCACAATTTTACTGAAATTTGAAGAATGCCTATCCCGCTCCAACAAGGGAATAAGAGCAGCAAAAACTTGAGATATTACATGTTTAGTACTAGAAGGTGCTAGCTTTACCAACTGCTTTATGAAAAAGTGTAAGACACAGAGACCCTCAGCCTGCAGTGGCTCTTTATCAATAACATACATGAGAAGAACCATGAGTTTAGGTACGTAAGTTCTAAGGTGGGAACCCATCATATTGATCAGCATCTCTATACGTTTTATGGCTTGTTTCTGCAATAACAGGTCCTCCGTGTGAATCAATTTTCTATCCATACTGTTAAGAAGACCAACAAAGTGATTCTTCAAAAATCCTGGAAGATCATCAGAATCAGTTAAAATTCTTGCAACTTCTTTTATCATCTGAGGCACCTTAGCTAACCTGCAAACACAAACTAAAAGCGCTTACTGACAAATGCCACAATTTTACAGATGTAATAGCAGTACCATGAAAATGAGCATATATTCTCAGCTAAAGAGACCCTAAATCAGAAGCCCAGACCAACCAATTGAGGCTTGAAAAAAAGTTGACATCCATGTGGACTTTGGCAACATCAATGTTCTAAATTAATGTAAATgtagagagcgagagagagagagagagagagagagagagagagagatgccatTGAATTGTTCAAAATGCATACATAGGGAAGCAAAGCCCCTCTTAGGAATGTTCAAGATCAGAATACCCAAGAAAATCCAAGACAAAGAGTGCTTTATTGGACTCCAACCAACCAACAATGTCTTTGTCAATAGACTCAATCCTTAGAATCTAAAGATTGGTGAAGAATTGTGCACCTTTTGTTAGTCTCATCCAAATCACCATCTACAAAGCACACAAGTTCATCTAATAGTGCAGGCAATGCAGCTGCAAAAATCTCTTGGTTGTTGGATCCAGTCTGCACATGGTAAAACTGCAAAGCCGAGAGCAAATCTTCACTATCAGCTTGATGAAGGGCAAACGCAAGCACCTTTGGTAGCCAAGTCACGATCAGTTGCACCATATCTGTGTTCAAGCACCTGGCAAACTCATATAAGGTGACAACTGCTTGATCATTACCCTGTTGGGTGACTACAAGCTTTGGAAGGACAACAGGAATCATTTTTTTGACAAGTTCTTCAGTTTCAACTCCAAGGACAGCCTCTGCAAACTCTCTGACCATTTGCAGACGGCTTGCAAGCCTATTGGACAGATAATCATACAACTCATTCCGAACATGAATAACT
This region includes:
- the LOC131308664 gene encoding serine/threonine-protein kinase ATR isoform X8 translates to MANLSSLVHELRERIAASSSTPPNHHADDDALETRFRAVLPNLLHAYVVPSSSANEREVIAVLKLLTHTAKNFPGVFFHGRPAAVLPLIGRILPFFAEPAFRSRHGVIFETVGSLLSLLRTGDHDAYRQFFMDTMVVVEDLLYVASLFADESRNAVSSKVSFKCFCESFNGISSDPAHLSDLPPSSKTIDGLGVLINLTGRQRWQPFATWVIKLICKCLTEGTLYVEGLVNVSFVSAACSLLCYGDSDLHMACFDFARIIGTVVDFEIVPTEKLIHSISTILSEDEEGLPVFRNTVYDSSMGGCLQALHSSCPDDVVKLTAANLVKVFPESMQRTKSSELKAALCNAYIRIAKSCPPHIWRPESLISLLCSSNACFALIDCLRMALSTIIPDAVEEETIENRKMNRSPPNPGGCESIRVGGKRPLQDQNTFQTKRQKFDKKVITLQADSLDEKMISCKVTTGVINEYGEYMLKSLFSFVEFLNPPGGKATLLSPEVSLTALSMLSIAVCIYTQTQLSRCIFGKMHGWIPWICEQVLLFSEHCSFTYSIHLTHVTNNYMLQASQGTALSFDLFIFMEAVHSVLLVECILPKENKLFRIMGDGADQLHLVLNLPWTHTLVDAEPHPPWKMKCLSVQILSKMGCIMESGINLKVLDFALQDEVDEVRTEAIISMPIFCLWSGLGIRTDLFKRLQFLEEEKSEQVKRVIPFSLGYLACICGSCNGIAGLCENECKLFLTKDTVKHNATVDLLSAGFWCSKCDSRVVHNQELYPMVVHLTDIQSAEFDIDDDFFRLQSLFFELLYDDSSEEVQVACVGIIHRILAHGTKDMLLRTRSEWIKCVDYLLLHRKRAVRVAFSTRIGSFLEEPMLNCLLLEEEESNKTKEQKLLDKIKHALAEADDPQIFETLLESTAEIMVSVDINSQVFLFSLILLVDQLDNPNLTVRLSASKLIRRSCYIHLKGGFELVLSKVIHVRNELYDYLSNRLASRLQMVREFAEAVLGVETEELVKKMIPVVLPKLVVTQQGNDQAVVTLYEFARCLNTDMVQLIVTWLPKVLAFALHQADSEDLLSALQFYHVQTGSNNQEIFAAALPALLDELVCFVDGDLDETNKRLAKVPQMIKEVARILTDSDDLPGFLKNHFVGLLNSMDRKLIHTEDLLLQKQAIKRIEMLINMMGSHLRTYVPKLMVLLMYVIDKEPLQAEGLCVLHFFIKQLVKLAPSSTKHVISQVFAALIPLLERDRHSSNFSKIVEILEELVFENRNILKQHICEFPPLPNIPALRGVNKVIEEARGSTTLKDQLRDIVDGLNHENLNVRYMVSSELCKLLNLRREDVTTFVTGEVGSDMDVLSSLIISLLRGCAEESRTSVGQRLKLVCADCLGALGAVDPAKVKGASSQRFKIACSDDDLIFELIHKHLARAFRAAPDTIIQDSAALAIQELLKIAGCEASLDENDTASALQTLKCKQPLNVPPPGIKINSNTSGMNGRGQRLWDRFSTYVKEIIAPCLTSRFQLPNVADSSSAGPIYRPSMSFRRWIYFWIRKLTVHATGSRASIFNSCRGIVRHDMQTAIYLLPYLVLDAVCHGTEEARCGITEEILSVLDAAVSENSVAAIHGINSRQSEVCIQAVFTLLDNLGQWVDDVEQEIALAQSLQSSNSKQQASKLKDQNMNTSVNSDQVLMQCKYVSELLAAIPKVTLSRASFRCQAYARSLLYFESHVQEKSGSFNPAATRSGIFEDEDVSLLMEIYSCLDEPDGLSGLACLRKSKSLQDQLLINKKAGNWAEVLTSCEQALQMEPTSVQRHSDVLNCLLNMCHLQAMVTHVDGLISRVPQYKKTWCMQGIQAAWRLGRWNLMDEFLNGADEEGLLCSSSESNASFDMDVAKILQAMMKKDQFSVAERIALSKQALIAPLAAAGMDSYIRAYPFVVKLHMLRELEDFHSLLVGESFLEKSFHLGESGFSKVADNWENRLRFTQPSLWTREPLLAFRRLVFGASGLGARVGNYWLQYAKLCRSAGHYETANRAILEAKASGAPNVHMEKAKLLWSTRRSDGAIAELQQNLLNMPVEVIGSAAVSSITSLSVVPLNPPPLLCDTPAFNDNLDIAKTLLLYSRWIHYTGQRQKEDVIGLYSRVRDLQPKWEKGYFYVAKYCDELLVDTRKRQEDNFDLGPRVPSVSATVVSTNLEKHWWSYLPDVLLYYAKGLHRGHKNLFQALPRLLTLWFDFGSIYQRSGSSNKDMKNVHVKVMGIMRGCLKDLPTYQWLTVLPQLVSRICHWKS